In Piliocolobus tephrosceles isolate RC106 unplaced genomic scaffold, ASM277652v3 unscaffolded_29680, whole genome shotgun sequence, the sequence GTACACAATTCTTCCCTGGCATTGTTTTACCGAAACTAAGGCAAATGTGTGGCCACTGTCCTAAGCAGGTTGCACTCCTATTATATGTGCCTATCATCCTGAGGCGTCAATTTGCTTCAGGTGTTCTATAAATCACGATGTGGGCTGTGTCTGTTGAACTCCCTGGGGAATACACGGGGACACACCCTATGACTCATTCCTTAATTAAATTGAGTGCTGACATTTGATTGGTGGATCGCGTACCTGATGGGTGGGTGGGGTGTTCGCGGTAGGCGGGGGTGAGTTATATAAGGGCTGATGCGGCCAGATAGCGCGTCATTTGAAGACTCTCTCGGAAGAGATAGCGTCTTTCTGTCTGCAACGTGCGGTCCCAGCAGAAAAAGCTTGTGATCCTTGCTCCTGGCGACATGGAGGCCGATTCACTCCACTTGGGAGGTGAGTGGCAGTTCAACCAGTTTTCAAAACTCACATCTTCTCGGCCAGATGCAGTTTTTGCTGAAATCCAGCGAACTTCTGTACCTGAGAAGTCACCCCTGGCATCTGAGACCCATGTCGACCTCTGTGATGATTTGGCTCCTGTGGCAAGACAGCCTGCCCTTGGGGAGAAGCTTCCTCTCAGTAGCAGGAGACCTGCTGCGGTGGGGGCTGGGCTCCAGAATATGGGAAACACTTGCTACGTGAACGCTTCCCTGCAGTGCCTGACATACACACCACCCCTTGCCAACTACATGCTGTCCCGGGAGCACTCTCAACTTTGTCATCGTCACAAGTGCTGCATGCTGTGTATGATGGAAGCTCACATCACACAGGCCCTCCACCGTCCTGGCCACGTCATCCAGCCCTCACAGGCACTGGCTGCTGGCTTCCATAGAGGCAAGCAGGAAGATGCCCATGAATTTCTGATGTTCATTGTGGATGCCATGAGAAAGGCATGCCTTCCCGGGCACAAGCAGGTAGATCATGACTCTAAGGACACCACCCTCATCCACCAGATATTTGGAGGCTACTGGAGATCTCAAATCAAGTGTCTCCACTGCCAGGGCATTTCGGACACCTTTGACCCTTACCTGGACATCgccctggatatccaggcagctCATAGTGTGAAGCAAGCTTTGGAACAGGTGGTGAAGCCCGAAGAACTCAATGGAGAGAATGCCTATCATTGTGGTCTTTGTCTCCAGAAGGCGCCTGCCTCCAAGACGTTCACTTTACACACTAGTGCCAAGGTCCTCATCCTTGTATTGAAGAGATTCTCCGATGTCACAGGCAACAAACTTGCCAAGAGTGTGCAATACCCTGAGTGCCTTGACATGCAGCCATACACGTCTCAGAAGAACACAGGGCCTCTTGTCTATGTCCTCTATGCTATGCTGGTCCACGCTGGGTGGAGTTGTCACAATGGACATTACCTCTCTTATGTCAGAGCTCCAGGAGGCCAGTGGTATAAAATGGATGACGCCGAGGTCACTGCCTGTAGCATCGCTTCTGTCCTGAGTCAACAGGCCTATGTCCTCTTTTACATCCAGAAGAGTGAATTGGAAAGATGCGGTGAGAGTGTGTCAATAGGCAGGGAACCAGGAGCCCTTGGCGCTGAACACACAGGCAGGCGAGCAACACAAGGAGAGCTCCAGAGGGAACCCTGCCTCCAGGAACCCGACTTGGAGGAGCACTTGGTGGAAAGAGCCACTCAGGAAAGCACCTTAGACCACTGGAAGTTCCtccaagagcaaaacaaaaccaagcctGACTTCAACGTCAGAAAAGTCGAATGTACCCTGCCTCCCAACGTGCTTGTGATTCATCCATCAAAATACAAGAGTGGGATGAACAACCGTCATCATGAACAGCAAAGCTCCCTGCTGAACCTCTCTTCAAGGAACCTGACACATCAGGAGTCCATGAACACTGGCACACTCACTTCTCTGCAAGGGAAGAGCAGGAGATCCAAAGGGAGGAACAAA encodes:
- the LOC113222160 gene encoding ubiquitin carboxyl-terminal hydrolase 17-like protein 6, which translates into the protein MEADSLHLGGEWQFNQFSKLTSSRPDAVFAEIQRTSVPEKSPLASETHVDLCDDLAPVARQPALGEKLPLSSRRPAAVGAGLQNMGNTCYVNASLQCLTYTPPLANYMLSREHSQLCHRHKCCMLCMMEAHITQALHRPGHVIQPSQALAAGFHRGKQEDAHEFLMFIVDAMRKACLPGHKQVDHDSKDTTLIHQIFGGYWRSQIKCLHCQGISDTFDPYLDIALDIQAAHSVKQALEQVVKPEELNGENAYHCGLCLQKAPASKTFTLHTSAKVLILVLKRFSDVTGNKLAKSVQYPECLDMQPYTSQKNTGPLVYVLYAMLVHAGWSCHNGHYLSYVRAPGGQWYKMDDAEVTACSIASVLSQQAYVLFYIQKSELERCGESVSIGREPGALGAEHTGRRATQGELQREPCLQEPDLEEHLVERATQESTLDHWKFLQEQNKTKPDFNVRKVECTLPPNVLVIHPSKYKSGMNNRHHEQQSSLLNLSSRNLTHQESMNTGTLTSLQGKSRRSKGRNKHSKRALFVCQ